A genomic segment from Nocardiopsis sp. Huas11 encodes:
- a CDS encoding IclR family transcriptional regulator, whose translation MLRTLDRGLEAINVISRSSQGVTVQDLATALDIHRAAAYRILDTLESRQFAHKGSDGTYRLGSGVLAVSHRFMAQFRVVAQPVIQDLANEVGMTAFLAVEDAGQALALAVAEPVAVESLGIRFQVGFRHPLAQGADGIAILAQRPERPGEPAAVTTARQCGYSVTSGENQPGAAGMAVGLGDVEALQVEASVGVIRLGGPQDLRVEDVLPHLEGVRRSLRSLLTKP comes from the coding sequence ATGTTGAGAACCCTGGACCGGGGATTGGAAGCCATCAATGTCATTTCACGTTCGAGTCAGGGGGTCACCGTTCAGGACCTCGCCACGGCCCTCGATATCCACCGGGCGGCGGCCTATCGGATTCTGGACACGCTGGAAAGTCGCCAGTTCGCGCACAAGGGGTCCGACGGCACTTATCGACTCGGTTCCGGAGTTCTCGCCGTCAGCCACAGGTTCATGGCGCAATTCCGTGTCGTGGCGCAACCGGTCATCCAGGACCTCGCCAACGAGGTGGGAATGACGGCGTTCCTGGCGGTGGAGGACGCGGGACAGGCGCTGGCCCTGGCCGTGGCCGAGCCCGTGGCGGTCGAGTCCCTGGGAATCCGCTTCCAGGTCGGTTTCCGGCACCCGCTGGCGCAGGGGGCGGACGGGATAGCCATCCTCGCGCAGCGGCCGGAACGTCCGGGGGAGCCCGCCGCGGTCACGACCGCCCGCCAGTGCGGATACTCCGTGACGTCGGGGGAGAACCAGCCGGGAGCCGCGGGCATGGCGGTCGGTCTCGGAGACGTCGAGGCGTTGCAGGTGGAAGCGTCCGTCGGGGTGATCCGTCTCGGCGGACCGCAGGACCTGCGGGTCGAGGACGTCCTTCCCCACCTGGAGGGGGTGCGTCGCAGCCTGCGCTCCCTGCTGACCAAGCCCTGA